TCGATGGCCTTCGTCAGGTACTTGGGGTTCCAGGACGAAACGGCCCCCCTGACCGATACAGACTCCACGCGGCGCTTGCCGACGCGCGACTTGATGGCAGGCAGGATCTGGTCCGAGTACAGGCCGCCCGGCACCTGGTACAGGCTGGCATGTCCGCCGACCTTGCCGCCGTCCCGCAGGTACACCGTGATGGTGAGGCAGCTGGTCACGCTGGGGTAGGTGATCGTGCCGCCCGGCCCGACCTCGTCCACCTCGCCCTCGGCGATCGACACCTCCGTGACAGTGTTCTCGGTGTCGGGAGCGCGCTGCACCGCATGCTGCCCGGCCGACTGCGCGGTGGGGGCTTCACGCGACTGCTGCTCGGCGCGCTGTACCGCCGGGCCGGACGTGACCCGGGTCGCGTTGGCCTCGGCTTCGCGTTCGAATCGGTCGGAAGGGTCGGAGACCTTCAGGCCCGAGCCGTTGTCGGTGCCCGCCACCGGACCCTGGCGCTGCTGGATGACATGGGTCAGTTCATGGGCCAGCGTGTGCTGGTCGCCGCCCCCGTCACCGATGACGACATGACTGCCCGAGGTGTACGCCCGAGCACCGACCTCCGCCGCCGAGGCCTTCGCCGCGCTGTCGTTGTGGATCCGTACGTCCGAGAAGTCCGCACCCAGCCGCGACTCCATGTCCGTACGGGTCGCGTCATCCAGCGGACTGCCACCCGAACGCAGCACATCGTGCACCGCCGACCGCTGCACCTCGGGCTGCTCCGCTTGCTGATGACCACAGCCCGCGCCATGCTGATGCTTCTCCTGCGCCCAGGAATGGCCGGCCGTGCGGAGCATCTGTACGACGGCCGCGTTGCCGGCGGAGCTCTGCAGGGCGAGACGGGCGGACGACGGCGCCCCGCCCCCGGCCCTGGACTTGCGGGCGGTCGTGGGGCCTTCATTCTTGGCGGCGTTCGCTCTGGCGTCGTCTCGCTCAAGCATGGCGGGGCTCTCTTCCCATGGGAATAACTCCAACTCATCCTACCGACAAGGGGTTTGACCGAAGAGCACACACACTTCGGGCAGCGAGCGGAGCAGCAGGCCCAGAGCCGGCCTTTTCGGCGGCTCGCTCAAGCCGACGCCTGTCCAGTGACCTCGCGACGGACGCCTCACGCGTCCGCATCCTCTCCCCGGCGCCTCACCAGTGACAGCCACCCAGGTACGTCCACCTCGGCCCGGACCGTCTTCCCGGGCGGCGAGTCCCGGTCCATGACCTCCCACCGGTCCGCCACCGCGTCGACGAGGACCAGCCCGCGCCCGGACTCCGCCAGGGGCGGCGCGGCCCGTACGTCCCTCGGTCCCGGCGGACGCGGCCCGCTGCGACTGTCGGTGACCTCGACGCGCACGCTCCCCGTGACGAGTGTGAGCCGCAGCTCGAAGTCCCTCCCGGGGACCCGTCCGTGGGTCACGGCGTTCGCGGCCAGCTCGGCGACGATCACCGCGACGGCCTCGGAGACGTCCGAGCCGTACGGGATGCCCCAGGTGTGCAGCTGACCCACGGCGAGGTGCCGGGCGAGGCGGGCGCCGCGCGGAGTGGCACTCAACCGCTGCCTGAACATACGTACGGTAACCGGGTGTTGAGGGGCCGAAGGTGCGCTCATGGGCCCAATGTGCCGGGCGGGAGGGCCACTTCACCAGGTCGAAGCCGCGTACGCCGGGGCAGCGTACGCGGTCACGGACTGGACAGTACTCGTCACTAGAAGTGACCATGAGGGGATCGGGTGAGTCCGGCGGGGCGGATGTGCGGGAGGTGGTCGAAGGTGGCTGACAGCACGGTGGGGACGTTCGGCGGCGGAGAGCCGGAGGTGTCGGACAGTCTGCGGACGTTCGGGGCGGTGGTCCAGGCGTTGCGCGAGCACGCGGGGCTGAGCCGGGAGGAGTTCGCGGAACTGGTGCGGTTCTCCAAGCACACGGTGGCGTCGATCGAGCAGGGGCGACGGATGCCGGATCCCGTGTTCGTGGAGCGGGCGGAGGAGGTCCTCGGGAACACGGGGGCCTTGCGGAAGGCGGCGGCACATCTGGCCCGCCAACCGGGGCTGGCGGCCTGGTTCAGGCAGTGGGCGCGGCTGGAGGCGGTGGCGATCAGTCTGTACACGTATGAATGCCGCATGGTTCCAGGGCTGCTGCAAACAGAGGCGTACGCACGGCAGTTGTTCGTCGACGAGTTGCCACCGCTGGCAGACGAAGAGATCGAGACCAACTGGATCGCACGAGCCAAGCGACAGACCTTGCTGCGAGAGCGCCCGAACACAGCCTTCGGCTTCCTTCTTGAGGAACACCTGTTTCGGCGGTGCACAGGCGGGAGCGACGTCACACGGGACCTGATCGACCACGTACTCGCAATCACAGAGCTGCGGAACGTAGAAGTCCAGGTCATGCCTTTGGTGCGGGCCTCGCACGCCGGGCTGCACGGGCCCATGCAACTTCTCGAATCCCCGGAACACAAGTGGTACGCCTACACCGAGGCCCCAGAGTCCGGCCAGCTCATCTCCGACGCCAAAGTGATCAGCGTGCTCCAGCAGCGATATGCCAGGATGCGTGCACAGGCTCTCACGCTCGAAGACTCCGTGAGACTGTTGGAGCGGATGCGAGGGGAACTATGAGCACCAGTGGTCTGTCCTGGTTCAAGTCGAGTTACAGCAGCAGCGGCTCCGGCGACTGTGTCGAAGTCGCCCTCGACTGGCACAAGTCCAGCTACAGCAGTGGTAGCGAGGGCGACTGCATAGAGGTCGCCACCTGCCCCGGCGCCATCCACATCCGGGACTCCAAGGACAAGGCCGGGCCCCAACTCGCCCTCTCCCCCGGCACTTGGGCCGACTTCGTCGGGTACGCGGTCAAGGTCTGAACCGAACGTAACCCGGGCCCGAGGCGTCACAGTCCCGACAGCTTCAGCTTCGGGGGGACCCCATGCGTACGTACACCACCCGCACCACAACCCGGCTCGCCCTCACCCTCACCACCGCCCTGTTCGCGACCGGTTGCGGCGGCGACAAGGCGGAGTCCAGCACCGCGCCCGACCTCAAAGTCAGCCCCTCCCCGTCGGCGGGCCGTGCTCAGGAGGTCGCCGACGCCTGGGACGGTTCCGAGGCCGCCAAGGTGTGGCGCAGCGGCTACCACCCGATGGGCGAACCGGCCCAGGCGCCCGGCAACGGCTTCCACAGCGACGCCGACAAAGAGGCCTTCGGCCTGCAGAACTACGTACTGAAGGGCCAACTCCCCACCACCGCACCGGAGAAGGGCCAGGTGAAGTGGGCGGGCGGCGGCTCGCTCACCTTCCCCCTGCTGGACGCGCGGCGGACATACACCACCCTGGGCCGCAACAGCAGCCCCGAAGCCCCTCATCTCACCGTCACGGGCGCCAAGTTGGGGGAGATGGCCATCACCACCGGTCGTGGCCCGGCGACCGTACCCGCCTGGCTGTTCACGCTGGAGGGGTACGACGAGCCGCTGAAGCGGGTCGCCGTCAATCCGTCGAAGCTCCCGAAGTCTCCGATCGGGCAGCTCAGGGAGTCGCCCACCGAACTCTATGAACTCCAGAGGATGGTGGACGTGTCCGAGGACGGGCGGACCGTGACCGTAGTGGCGCAGCACGGGACCTGCGACGACGGCCCGCGTGTGCAAGCTCTGGAGACGGACGGCAGCGTGGTGCTCTCGGCGACCGTCGCGGGCGGTAACTACGACGGGGCCTGCGCCGCCGTCATGCTCGAAAAGAAGGTGAAGGTCACGCTGGACCGGCCGCTGGGCAACCGAATCGTCCTGGACGCCTACATGGGACGGCCGGTGCCGTACGGCGAGCAGAGCTGGCCGTCAGCGAGCTGGAGCTGAAGGCGGCGCAGCCGCCGGCCTTCTCACCCTTACCGCGCTGGGGAGTTCAACCTCGGCGGGATACGCGGGGACGCTGACCGTGGACGTCGAAAGCAGCTGACGCCCGCCTCACCGGCGTAGCTCGCGCAACGAGGGGTGTGGACACAGCAGCCGGTCGCCGGGCCGCCCCGTCCACACCCATCCCGCATGCTCACCCCGACTCGACGGCGCCCCCGTCACGGGTCGCCGCCTCGCCGGGGTGGGCCTACAACTCCCCTACGGATCCTGCGGACTTCACTTCGTCGGGCACGGCTGCCACGCCAGGTGGTAGACCGTGTTGATGTCGCCGTCCGTCGAGTCCATCGCCATGAAGCTGGTGCCCGTCGACGAACCCGCGTTCACCCGCAGCTCCGTGTTGATGTTGAAGTTGCGCTGAACTCCACAGGGCGCGTAGACCAGTTGGGCCCAGTCCGTGACGTCCGTGGCCTGCCAGTTGTCGTTGATCGGGCCGTTGTACGTGTGGGTGCGGGCCACCGTGGCCGATGAGCCCTGGAAGTAGTACGAGGCCTTCTGGACGGCACTCGCGCCCCGCTGGAGAGCGGCGAAGCCCCGGTAGTCGGCGCTGGCGATGGCGTACGTGAAGCCCGCCGGGACGCGCACCTTCAGGTTGAGCTGGCAGTTCTTGCGGAACGCCGTCGGGTCGGAGTTGCCGCCGACCTGGGCGAGGTAGTCGCTGTAGGTGACGGTGAAGGCGGTGTTGTCGCCGGAGACGGCCACCGCGGCCGTACCGGCGGGACAGCCGGAGCCGTTCACCGTGGCGACGGTGATGACGATCTTGTCCGGGGGCGGATTGTCGAAGGACGACCCGGCACCCTGGGCGGGTATCGCAGCGGCGAACAGAGCGGCTATCGCGCCGCTCACAAGCAGACCACCAGCCATGGTTCTCCCTTTCATCGCGTGTTGCAGTGGGGGGTGAGAGCCACGCACACAGTCATGCGCATGCCAAATACATGCTCATGCCCGCACCGAGCCTGTGATTGAGCAGTGAAGGATCTGTGAAGGCGGGGCGGTCGCAGCATAGGTGGCGGGGCAGTTACCAGCCAGGTCGATCCCCGGCCAATCCCCGGCCACGCGCGGCCTGATTCCCTCGTCGATGTAGCCCACAGCCAACGTCCCGCCACAGGGAGGAAAGCGAGGGCGGCCCGAACGCACGGTGAGAGTGCGTTCGGGCCGCCCTGGCAGAACTGCCGGTCAGACCACGGTAGTTACTTCAGATAGACCAGGCCGTCCGTGGTGACGGCCGGGCGGCCGGGCGTGCCGACGACCACGATCTTGACCGTGTGCTTGGCGCTCGCGCTCCAGCTCTTCGTCCAGATCGCGTCGCGGTACTTCGTCGTCGCAGACTTCAGGTCCACCGTGGCGACCTTGACGTTGTCCACGTACACGTTGACCTGGCCCGATGCCGAGGCCCGCGACACCGCGAGGGCGGCCGAGCGGCCCGTGAACGTCCAGGTCAGCGTCGCGTTCTTGGCGGAGCTGGAGTACGACT
This genomic interval from Streptomyces sp. B21-083 contains the following:
- a CDS encoding helix-turn-helix domain-containing protein, with the protein product MCGRWSKVADSTVGTFGGGEPEVSDSLRTFGAVVQALREHAGLSREEFAELVRFSKHTVASIEQGRRMPDPVFVERAEEVLGNTGALRKAAAHLARQPGLAAWFRQWARLEAVAISLYTYECRMVPGLLQTEAYARQLFVDELPPLADEEIETNWIARAKRQTLLRERPNTAFGFLLEEHLFRRCTGGSDVTRDLIDHVLAITELRNVEVQVMPLVRASHAGLHGPMQLLESPEHKWYAYTEAPESGQLISDAKVISVLQQRYARMRAQALTLEDSVRLLERMRGEL
- a CDS encoding DUF4360 domain-containing protein; the encoded protein is MAGGLLVSGAIAALFAAAIPAQGAGSSFDNPPPDKIVITVATVNGSGCPAGTAAVAVSGDNTAFTVTYSDYLAQVGGNSDPTAFRKNCQLNLKVRVPAGFTYAIASADYRGFAALQRGASAVQKASYYFQGSSATVARTHTYNGPINDNWQATDVTDWAQLVYAPCGVQRNFNINTELRVNAGSSTGTSFMAMDSTDGDINTVYHLAWQPCPTK
- a CDS encoding eCIS core domain-containing protein; this translates as MLERDDARANAAKNEGPTTARKSRAGGGAPSSARLALQSSAGNAAVVQMLRTAGHSWAQEKHQHGAGCGHQQAEQPEVQRSAVHDVLRSGGSPLDDATRTDMESRLGADFSDVRIHNDSAAKASAAEVGARAYTSGSHVVIGDGGGDQHTLAHELTHVIQQRQGPVAGTDNGSGLKVSDPSDRFEREAEANATRVTSGPAVQRAEQQSREAPTAQSAGQHAVQRAPDTENTVTEVSIAEGEVDEVGPGGTITYPSVTSCLTITVYLRDGGKVGGHASLYQVPGGLYSDQILPAIKSRVGKRRVESVSVRGAVSSWNPKYLTKAIERYSEAPPEQTNDPKGVGAVVANALDRQPKKVSVSEAPDGTLTA
- a CDS encoding DUF397 domain-containing protein encodes the protein MSTSGLSWFKSSYSSSGSGDCVEVALDWHKSSYSSGSEGDCIEVATCPGAIHIRDSKDKAGPQLALSPGTWADFVGYAVKV
- a CDS encoding ATP-binding protein, which encodes MSAPSAPQHPVTVRMFRQRLSATPRGARLARHLAVGQLHTWGIPYGSDVSEAVAVIVAELAANAVTHGRVPGRDFELRLTLVTGSVRVEVTDSRSGPRPPGPRDVRAAPPLAESGRGLVLVDAVADRWEVMDRDSPPGKTVRAEVDVPGWLSLVRRRGEDADA